Below is a genomic region from Desulfobacter sp..
TGTTTTCCCCTTGTATTCACTGACATCCCAGATTTTTCGGGTCATGGTCTCATTGTTCTTCCCCGTGGCAGAGAAAATCGTTTTTCCTTCAACCACAAGAGAGACTGTCTCTTTGTCCGGTACATGGCCTCCTCCGATGAGGAATGAAATTTGATCCCCTTTGATGGTAAAGTCGGCAGAGGTCAGGGTGCCCACAGGGCGGTCTCCTTGACGGCTTCCAGGCCTCTGGTTTTCATTGCCCTGGTATTTTTCAAAGGTGCCGATCCAAAACTTTTTCTGGTGGTGTGAGGGCATTGTTTTCCGGCCCCGGGCGGTGGGGTTGTCTCCCTGGGTGGGTGCAAATTCAAATGCATTGCCCTCAGGGGTCCAATGGGTCAGGTCTCCCATTTCAAAATCAGAGTTGGGAAATAAAAGCAGCGGATCTTCAGCCAGGGCTTTTTTTTCAGGATCCAAGGGGTTGGGCATGGGGGAGGGTTCCGCAGCTGAAGGGGGCGCCAATTCCGTTGATTCAGGGCCGTCTTGAGCAATTGGAGGCCCAGCTATTGGGGATGAGGGTATTGATTCGTTGTTCAGGGGGGCGTTGAACCCGGGGGGACTGCCGGCAGACCATTGCCCGTTTTTGTAGATTAACAGACCATTGCCCGGGTTAAATTCCCATTGGCCGCCGCCGTTATAAACAAGCTGGCAGGAGGTGTCGTTTTTTTCGTATCCGGGAAAGCCAAAGGCTGCCAGCTTGTTTGGATCCTGGACCCTCACATTCACAAAGCTCACAGGTGCCGGGTCATATTGATAATGGGGTACAATTCCCATTTGATCTCCCATATCGTATTGGATGGCGCTGTTCCACATGTATTTTCCCCGGGGGACTTTGGGGATTCTCACCGGATAAATTTTATCTGCCTTTGTGTCCAGAGCGATTAGTTTTTCCATCCTGTCATTGGGCCTGGACATGGCCTGGGTCTGGACCTGGTAACGGCCGGTATTAATCCGTGTGGCGCTGATTCGGTAGGGGCCGCCTTTGAAAGAAAATCCGTATTTTTTAAGCACGGTATTGTCCTGAACCATGCATTGGGCAGTTAGGTTTACCCCCTGGGTTTGAATGGCCAGGGACATACAGCCCAAGTCCTGGCCCATTGGGATTTCGCCTCATCGTCAGTGGATCCGGCTGCCCAGGGGGCAGGTGCCAAAAGTATGAAACCCAAGGTAAGAGCCGTCCAGGTTAAGATCTTCAATCGCCGGTTCATTTTTCCTCCCGGGCTGTTTAGAAGGCCGGGACAGGCCCGGCCGTTTATTTTTTATGGGAGATTTATCCTATCTGCATCCGCATTGGCCGCCCTGCCACCGGCAGGTCATGGCCTTTGCGCAGCATTCCCGGTCCACAACCCATTCACAGGCGCAGGGACCCCCGTCGTTGTTGGGACTCCACCAGTTTTTCGGGTTCTGTTGCAAAAAATTATTAATGTCTGATACAAGTCCGTTTTGGCACTAATTTGTTTGCAGAGAGATAGTATGAAAAATGAAAACCCTTTCAAGTGGCGTCATTATGAAAAAGAAATCATCCTGTTGAATGTTCGCTGGTATCTGAGATATCAACTGAGTTACAGGAATCTGGAAGAGATGATGCAAGAACGGGGCTTGTCTGTGGATCACAGTACCATTTACCGATGGGTTCAGCGCTATGCTCCTGAAATGGAAAAGCGAAGCAGGAAGTATCTGCGGCAATCAAATGATTCTTACCGTATTGATGAAACATATATCAAGGTGCGGGGGAAAATGAAGTATCTTTACCGAGCGGTCGATTCCCGTGGAAATACCATCGATTTTCTTCTTCGCAGCAGACGTAATATGGAATCTGCCAAACGATTTTTTAAAAAGATGCTGCGAGCTTCCAATAGCTCCAGACCTCGGGTTCTGAGTGTTGACGGAAATCCTGCATATCCTCCGGCAGTAAAGGCTTTGAAAGAAAAAAAGCTTCTGAATAAGGACTGTATCCTAAGACAGAATAAATATCTGAACAATATTATTGAGCAAGACCACCGGTTTATCAAAAAGCTTGTCAGAGCTGGTATGGGGTTCAAGACATTTCATTCTGCCTGGCGGACGCTAAAAGGCTATGAAATTATGAACATGATCAGAAAAGGACAAGTTAAAAATATCAGGAAGGGAGAAATTTTAAAGCAGAAAGAATTCGTCGAAAATCTGTTTTCTTATGCTGCGTAAAT
It encodes:
- a CDS encoding IS6 family transposase, whose amino-acid sequence is MKNENPFKWRHYEKEIILLNVRWYLRYQLSYRNLEEMMQERGLSVDHSTIYRWVQRYAPEMEKRSRKYLRQSNDSYRIDETYIKVRGKMKYLYRAVDSRGNTIDFLLRSRRNMESAKRFFKKMLRASNSSRPRVLSVDGNPAYPPAVKALKEKKLLNKDCILRQNKYLNNIIEQDHRFIKKLVRAGMGFKTFHSAWRTLKGYEIMNMIRKGQVKNIRKGEILKQKEFVENLFSYAA